One stretch of Rosistilla oblonga DNA includes these proteins:
- a CDS encoding Nramp family divalent metal transporter, translated as MNDQPSHQPWYRRIGPGLITACVVIGPGSLVTSSKVGASEQYSMLWVVVVSVAFMMLYMTLGAKLGAVGSAAPCDLIAAKAGRWLSVLVGLSVFFIATAFQSGNNIGVAATFEAFIDSKTVVAGMVILFNLLAIVFLFAFKDMYKMLERVMMALVGLMLISFAINLISLRPDLAAMGKGLVTPTLGKSGELLPILGLIGTTFISAAAFYQAYLVRQKGWGIDEVKSGMVDARIGSIIMFLITVMLMSTAAAGLSGRADITLNSPVDVAIALESTFGPAAKIIFCFGLFSAAYSSFLVNAMIGGFMAADGLNMGSRPTDLVPRLLTAASLLLGMAVGVAVLIFDFDRTPTIIAAQAVTVVAAPLIAGVLLWLTSSRDVMGEHVNRPATIVFGLIGLGLLLAMAGKTAFSDLPKKLESYLPAAASASSDPQ; from the coding sequence ATGAACGATCAACCCTCGCACCAACCTTGGTATCGCCGGATCGGTCCCGGATTGATCACCGCCTGTGTCGTGATCGGCCCGGGCAGTCTTGTGACCAGTTCGAAAGTCGGCGCGTCGGAACAGTATTCAATGCTGTGGGTCGTCGTGGTCTCGGTTGCCTTCATGATGTTGTACATGACCCTCGGGGCGAAACTCGGCGCCGTCGGCTCCGCCGCTCCCTGCGATCTAATCGCCGCCAAAGCCGGTCGCTGGTTGTCGGTCCTCGTGGGGTTGAGCGTCTTCTTTATCGCGACGGCGTTTCAATCGGGCAACAACATCGGTGTCGCCGCGACTTTTGAGGCGTTCATCGATTCAAAAACTGTCGTCGCCGGCATGGTGATCCTCTTCAACCTGCTAGCGATCGTGTTTTTGTTTGCCTTCAAAGACATGTACAAGATGCTCGAACGCGTGATGATGGCATTGGTCGGCTTGATGCTGATCTCGTTTGCTATCAATTTGATCAGCCTCCGCCCCGACCTGGCTGCGATGGGCAAGGGCTTGGTCACCCCAACGCTCGGCAAATCGGGAGAACTGCTGCCGATCCTGGGCCTGATCGGAACAACCTTCATCAGCGCTGCAGCCTTCTATCAGGCGTATCTCGTGCGACAGAAGGGCTGGGGAATCGATGAAGTCAAAAGCGGCATGGTCGATGCTCGCATCGGCTCGATAATCATGTTCCTGATCACGGTGATGTTGATGTCGACCGCGGCGGCTGGTCTTTCCGGACGCGCCGATATCACGCTCAACAGTCCCGTCGATGTCGCGATCGCGTTGGAGTCGACGTTTGGCCCGGCCGCAAAAATCATCTTCTGCTTCGGGCTCTTCTCCGCTGCCTATTCATCCTTTCTGGTCAACGCGATGATCGGTGGTTTTATGGCTGCCGACGGCCTGAACATGGGCAGCCGCCCGACCGACCTGGTACCTCGCCTGCTGACCGCGGCGTCGCTGCTGTTGGGAATGGCAGTCGGCGTGGCGGTGCTGATCTTCGACTTCGATCGAACGCCGACGATCATCGCCGCTCAAGCGGTTACCGTCGTCGCGGCACCATTGATCGCGGGCGTCCTATTGTGGCTGACCAGTTCCCGCGATGTGATGGGAGAACATGTTAACCGCCCGGCCACGATCGTCTTTGGCCTGATCGGCTTGGGCCTTTTGCTTGCAATGGCCGGCAAGACAGCCTTTTCGGATCTGCCCAAGAAGCTGGAAAGCTATCTTCCGGCGGCCGCCTCCGCTAGCTCCGACCCGCAATAG
- a CDS encoding dienelactone hydrolase family protein yields MLRFALSFSLLIACNPIMADEPYQAGSIALPGSPDQNNSQPFGYRLMKPRNIEPGKKYPLVLFLHGAGERGDDNLRQLKFLPESLATSANRDRFPCFVLAPQCPTGQQWVDVPWGDLKSTPMPEQPSRPMQGAIEVLQKTLKEQPIDRSRVYLTGLSMGGYGSWDLASRHPEWFAGAIIVCGGGDEQQAAQLKQLPIQVFHGGADTVVPTQRSRSMVAAIQDAGGTQIEYTELPGVGHNSWSHAYSDAAGALEWLFKQSRQPIPSGSVGK; encoded by the coding sequence ATGCTTCGTTTTGCCCTTTCCTTCTCCCTGCTAATTGCATGTAACCCGATCATGGCGGATGAACCTTATCAAGCTGGAAGCATCGCATTGCCCGGCAGCCCCGACCAAAACAACAGCCAGCCGTTTGGCTACCGCTTGATGAAGCCGCGGAACATCGAACCGGGCAAGAAGTATCCCTTGGTTTTGTTTTTGCATGGCGCCGGGGAGCGTGGCGATGACAACCTGCGGCAGTTGAAGTTTTTGCCCGAATCGTTGGCGACGTCGGCCAACCGCGATCGGTTTCCCTGTTTCGTACTCGCTCCCCAATGCCCGACAGGCCAGCAGTGGGTCGATGTTCCTTGGGGCGATCTCAAATCGACGCCGATGCCCGAACAACCGTCGCGACCGATGCAAGGAGCGATCGAGGTCTTGCAGAAAACGCTGAAAGAGCAACCTATCGATCGGTCGCGCGTTTATCTGACCGGTTTGTCGATGGGCGGTTATGGATCGTGGGACCTCGCGTCGCGTCATCCCGAGTGGTTCGCCGGAGCGATTATCGTCTGTGGCGGGGGCGATGAACAACAGGCTGCGCAGTTGAAGCAGTTGCCGATTCAAGTCTTCCACGGTGGTGCCGATACCGTTGTTCCGACGCAGCGTTCGCGTTCGATGGTCGCGGCGATTCAGGACGCCGGTGGGACGCAGATCGAATATACCGAGCTGCCAGGCGTTGGGCACAACAGTTGGAGTCATGCCTATTCGGACGCCGCCGGCGCGCTCGAATGGTTGTTCAAGCAATCGCGTCAACCGATCCCAAGCGGTTCGGTCGGCAAATAG
- a CDS encoding PAS domain S-box protein has product MNRCIPNLLFLTLTILAIIGLYIRSVDRVSDDHARLEQAIRAAKQYNVDLDSSVLSLRLGIRQDYDQLTSFEQALRSVVARELVQLDASWLVTSEVSQRIERVDDLVQQKLALSQEFKATHAIVRNSIAALFRNVQLAKQTPQLPANIQLAVADLETSGYRFCMSGDSNDRKQFSDAIANLESELLRTTPQQAFPKINWAIRHGNKLLELRQTLDETVSQLVATPVRPAILAVMDDANTAYQRRSSSQNRYHAGMIIAIMVLLGYCVTQATALWKSARDLNVINKVLEQRGDDQTADLQRSKDFFQGVLDAIDAPICVLDSGGQIVETNASWSEFSSKQCAQGLGIGDNYLQQCRQQVHDGQHDGAGQVADAIAAVITGHNAQHVSEYECDSQQEKFWYQVNVTPLRNHQAGVAVVTHLDITERVTAQRELQETSEHLELLSLVAKYTDNTVVITDAEGCIEWVNDGFVRASGYSFAEVQGKVPGHILYGENTDPATIQQIRQRVLEKKGFDVEIVHYRKSGEPYWVAIGAQPIHREDGELIRYIAIESEITDRKKSEARLAAVTQILQTQKQTLNAVLESVAAGIVSVNDQGDIVSFNPEAEEIFGEHWLKSRSMLEQLEAIEIVDPITYEPIPLIQLPMVRALQGEQVRNEELLVRRKDKDVLVSINATPLASDGQQGAVITVLDITQQWKRDLNQRMLREGLDFAQDAMFVCESTGQIIDANEISCKRLGYPREELLKISVPDVDPGLPREKWPEFWGQLKDQKAMVLESKHRKSDDSTFPVEVTINYSAFGGIEYACCFVRDITDRKRAEREREQLAGELQNAARQAGMAEVATGVLHNVGNVLNSVNVSTNLIRDRINASPVDHLAKAAAVIAENKTDLGSFLTHDPRGKHFPALLNQLATSFRSERDAQRDEIQALAKSVEHIKEIVSMQQSFAKKSGMTESVDPIELIEDAVKINDASLMRHGVELIREFEDVPNIEVRKHEVLQILINLIKNAKQAVDKSDASEKTIRLTARTEDEHVRLEVRDNGIGISQENLKNIFQHGFTTKTTGHGFGLHSCANSAREMGGSMSVHSDGEGLGATFTLRLPLHDRVLSTRDTSIPQTLDSPTIPALPIETVTTPHLPTGG; this is encoded by the coding sequence ATGAATCGCTGCATCCCCAATCTACTCTTTCTGACGCTTACGATCCTGGCGATCATCGGGCTCTACATCCGTTCGGTCGACCGGGTCAGCGATGATCATGCGCGGTTGGAACAAGCGATTCGCGCGGCGAAACAATACAACGTCGATCTCGATTCGTCGGTGCTTTCGCTGCGGTTAGGGATTCGCCAAGACTACGATCAATTGACTTCGTTTGAACAAGCGCTGCGAAGCGTGGTTGCGCGAGAGCTTGTCCAGCTGGACGCGTCCTGGTTGGTCACATCCGAAGTGAGCCAGCGGATCGAAAGGGTCGACGATTTGGTTCAACAGAAGTTGGCACTTTCTCAAGAATTCAAGGCGACCCACGCGATCGTTCGCAATTCGATCGCCGCTTTGTTTCGGAACGTTCAACTTGCCAAACAGACCCCACAGCTGCCGGCGAACATTCAGCTTGCAGTCGCCGACCTCGAGACCTCGGGTTATCGGTTCTGCATGTCGGGTGACTCCAACGACCGCAAACAATTCAGCGATGCGATCGCCAACCTCGAAAGCGAACTGCTGCGGACAACGCCGCAACAGGCCTTTCCCAAAATCAACTGGGCGATCCGGCACGGCAACAAACTGCTCGAATTGCGACAAACGCTCGACGAAACGGTCTCGCAGCTTGTGGCGACTCCGGTCCGTCCGGCAATCCTGGCGGTGATGGATGATGCCAACACGGCGTACCAGCGCCGCAGCAGTTCACAAAACCGCTACCATGCCGGCATGATCATCGCGATCATGGTGTTGCTGGGATATTGTGTCACTCAAGCGACCGCGTTGTGGAAGAGTGCCCGCGATCTCAACGTGATCAACAAAGTCCTGGAACAGCGCGGCGACGATCAGACCGCCGACCTGCAGCGGTCGAAAGATTTTTTCCAAGGTGTGCTCGATGCGATCGACGCGCCGATCTGTGTCCTCGATTCCGGCGGACAGATCGTCGAGACCAACGCATCGTGGAGCGAGTTCTCCAGCAAACAATGCGCTCAGGGACTTGGTATCGGCGACAACTATCTGCAGCAATGTCGCCAACAGGTTCACGATGGACAACACGATGGGGCAGGGCAGGTTGCCGATGCGATCGCCGCGGTGATCACCGGGCACAACGCCCAACACGTCTCCGAATACGAATGCGATTCGCAGCAAGAAAAGTTCTGGTATCAAGTCAACGTAACGCCGCTGCGCAATCATCAAGCGGGCGTCGCGGTGGTGACTCACCTGGATATCACCGAACGTGTGACGGCGCAGCGCGAGCTACAGGAAACTTCCGAACATCTCGAACTGCTGTCACTGGTCGCCAAATATACCGACAACACCGTCGTCATCACCGACGCAGAGGGCTGCATCGAATGGGTCAACGATGGTTTTGTGCGGGCGTCGGGATATTCGTTTGCAGAGGTCCAAGGCAAAGTCCCCGGACACATCCTGTACGGTGAAAATACCGACCCCGCAACGATCCAGCAGATCCGCCAACGCGTGCTCGAAAAGAAAGGCTTCGACGTCGAGATCGTGCACTACCGAAAATCGGGCGAACCGTATTGGGTGGCGATCGGCGCTCAACCGATTCATCGCGAGGATGGTGAATTGATTCGCTATATCGCGATCGAAAGCGAGATCACCGACCGCAAGAAGTCCGAGGCGAGATTGGCGGCGGTGACCCAGATCCTGCAGACACAAAAACAGACGCTGAATGCAGTTTTGGAAAGCGTCGCCGCCGGAATTGTATCGGTCAACGACCAAGGAGATATCGTCAGTTTCAACCCCGAGGCGGAGGAGATCTTCGGCGAACATTGGCTGAAGTCTCGGTCGATGCTGGAGCAGTTGGAGGCGATCGAGATAGTCGATCCGATCACCTACGAACCGATCCCGTTGATCCAATTGCCGATGGTCCGCGCTCTGCAAGGCGAACAGGTTCGCAACGAGGAACTGCTGGTACGGCGGAAAGACAAAGACGTGCTGGTCTCGATCAACGCGACCCCGCTCGCTTCGGATGGACAGCAGGGAGCGGTGATCACCGTTTTGGACATCACTCAACAATGGAAACGCGACCTCAACCAACGGATGCTGCGCGAGGGACTCGACTTCGCTCAGGATGCGATGTTTGTTTGCGAGAGCACCGGACAGATCATCGACGCCAATGAAATCAGTTGCAAGCGACTTGGATACCCTCGCGAAGAACTGCTGAAGATCTCGGTACCGGACGTCGACCCCGGCCTGCCGCGGGAGAAATGGCCCGAGTTTTGGGGACAGCTGAAAGACCAAAAGGCGATGGTTCTGGAAAGCAAACATCGCAAGAGCGACGATTCGACGTTCCCGGTCGAAGTCACGATCAACTACAGCGCTTTTGGCGGAATCGAATACGCATGCTGTTTTGTCCGAGACATCACCGATCGCAAGCGGGCCGAACGCGAACGCGAACAACTGGCCGGCGAACTGCAAAACGCGGCTCGTCAGGCGGGCATGGCGGAGGTTGCGACCGGCGTGCTGCACAACGTCGGCAACGTGCTCAACAGCGTCAACGTTTCGACCAACTTGATTCGCGATCGGATCAACGCCAGCCCGGTCGATCACCTTGCCAAAGCGGCGGCGGTGATCGCTGAAAACAAAACAGACCTGGGAAGTTTTTTGACTCACGATCCTCGGGGCAAACATTTCCCCGCCCTGCTGAATCAATTGGCGACCAGTTTCCGCAGCGAGCGCGACGCCCAACGCGACGAGATTCAAGCGTTGGCAAAAAGCGTCGAACACATCAAAGAGATCGTATCGATGCAGCAATCGTTTGCCAAAAAGAGCGGCATGACCGAATCGGTCGATCCGATCGAATTGATCGAGGACGCGGTCAAGATCAACGACGCCAGCTTGATGCGACACGGCGTCGAACTGATCCGCGAATTCGAAGACGTACCGAACATCGAAGTCCGCAAGCATGAGGTTTTGCAAATCCTGATCAACTTGATCAAGAACGCAAAACAGGCTGTCGACAAATCGGACGCCAGCGAAAAAACAATCCGTTTGACCGCTCGCACCGAAGACGAACACGTGCGGCTGGAGGTGCGGGACAACGGCATCGGGATCTCGCAAGAGAACCTCAAAAACATCTTCCAACACGGCTTCACAACCAAGACTACCGGACACGGATTCGGACTTCATTCATGTGCCAATTCAGCGCGTGAGATGGGAGGCAGCATGTCGGTTCATAGCGACGGCGAGGGTTTGGGAGCGACCTTCACCTTGAGGCTGCCATTGCACGACCGGGTCTTGAGCACAAGAGACACGAGCATCCCGCAGACGCTGGATTCACCAACGATTCCAGCTCTGCCAATCGAAACCGTCACGACACCTCATCTGCCGACCGGCGGGTGA
- a CDS encoding DUF481 domain-containing protein has protein sequence MFSPTLIRLILVSSLGLTYGLSSACAQTTIQPLQASGYQPGAYGNSAPTYLPPVDGQSTQYPSIGQSGPAAGSAYSMPTTASVPNPQQVQSSYYQTANDNATYAQNQYLTAPAQNYTPPVPMNDPPSYQGGSVVGSGASQEALPAPEPEPAGDDLGISMMTPLPEQMEQIEEEYSWYHYPWVWIPRDGWDSSVEFGLNGSEGNTNSLSYAAGANLARKSDLYNLGVNLNYRKTSSGGIDTQNNARANFDLDRAIAETDFSAFIKSGLEYDEFKAFDARVNVNSGLSYFLAKTDDVTFITRIGAGASQEIGSVDEDWKPEMLFGLDLKQQVNKRNKIYVKADYFPAFADFSDYRVVTDAGWEILLDDSENFSLKLAATNRYDSTPLGLEPQDIDYTATLLYKF, from the coding sequence ATGTTTTCTCCCACGCTAATTCGTTTAATTCTCGTCAGTTCGCTAGGGCTGACGTACGGGTTATCGAGTGCATGTGCGCAAACGACGATCCAGCCGCTGCAAGCTTCCGGATATCAACCGGGAGCCTACGGCAACAGCGCTCCGACCTACCTGCCACCGGTCGATGGGCAGAGCACTCAATATCCGTCGATCGGGCAGAGCGGCCCCGCGGCGGGTAGCGCTTATTCGATGCCGACGACAGCCAGTGTGCCGAATCCTCAACAGGTCCAGTCGTCGTATTATCAAACGGCCAACGACAACGCGACCTATGCGCAGAATCAGTATCTGACCGCGCCGGCGCAGAACTACACACCACCGGTTCCGATGAACGACCCACCGAGTTATCAGGGTGGAAGCGTCGTCGGATCGGGAGCATCGCAAGAAGCCCTACCGGCACCGGAACCCGAACCGGCTGGCGACGATCTGGGCATCTCGATGATGACTCCGCTGCCCGAACAGATGGAACAGATCGAAGAAGAATACAGCTGGTATCACTATCCGTGGGTCTGGATTCCACGCGATGGCTGGGACAGCAGCGTCGAGTTTGGTTTGAACGGAAGCGAAGGCAATACAAACTCGCTCAGCTACGCCGCCGGAGCCAACCTGGCGCGGAAGAGCGATCTGTATAACTTGGGTGTGAATTTGAATTACCGCAAAACCAGCAGCGGCGGTATCGATACTCAGAATAACGCCCGGGCGAACTTCGACTTGGATCGCGCGATCGCCGAAACCGACTTTTCGGCGTTCATCAAGAGTGGACTCGAATACGACGAATTCAAAGCGTTTGACGCCCGCGTGAACGTCAACAGCGGTCTCTCCTACTTCCTGGCGAAGACCGACGACGTCACCTTCATCACTCGGATCGGTGCCGGTGCATCGCAGGAGATCGGTTCGGTCGATGAGGACTGGAAACCGGAAATGCTGTTTGGTTTGGATCTGAAACAACAGGTCAACAAACGAAACAAGATCTACGTCAAAGCCGACTACTTCCCCGCCTTCGCAGACTTTTCCGACTACCGCGTCGTGACCGATGCGGGCTGGGAAATTTTGTTGGATGATTCGGAGAACTTCAGCCTGAAACTGGCCGCGACCAATCGATATGACAGCACCCCACTGGGGCTCGAACCACAAGATATCGACTATACAGCGACCCTCCTGTACAAGTTCTAA
- a CDS encoding hybrid sensor histidine kinase/response regulator encodes MNTIEQPKPRIIVIDDNPAIHDDFHKILVSEGDGQELLDAASAFFGDETPPPTASDKLDVQLDSAYQGEEGYRKVRDATAAGRPYTLAFCDMRMPPGWDGLTTIENLWKVDPNLQVVICSAYSDNTWGDISKRLGLSDRLLILKKPFDNAEVLQIVVALIEKRRLIDAASIKREALERTVTERTKHLREARQESEQLLESIDSLMVGTDAAGIIQRWNDNAVAILGIPADQAIGQPLYSLPIQWESADVVDQLADSLHRETPTHLETSFSDVDGTLRIVSFSSYPVLEAGFRRGTLILGSDITEHRLLEQQLHNAQKLESVGQLAAGVAHEINTPMQYLGDNLEYLNSKFDKLIGYLESSTQLLEVADQSAVSPTLVAELREKAKRLSLKSLCTQIPQALTDSIDGVEHVSRIVRAMKELSHPGAEETSAVDINRALETTMAVSTNEWKYVAQIETDLADNLEPVVGYPGELNQVFLNLIINAAHAISDNTAGGSVGLGKLTIRSSQHDGFVKVEIGDDGGGIPEAIRSRVFDPFFTTKEVGKGTGQGLAIAHTVVVQRHGGKLSFDVDEGVGTTFVIELPTRGPAIAKESAIRDSLAAAVGL; translated from the coding sequence ATGAATACTATCGAGCAACCCAAACCACGTATCATCGTGATCGATGATAACCCAGCGATCCACGACGACTTCCACAAGATCCTCGTCTCCGAAGGGGATGGGCAGGAGTTGCTGGACGCCGCTTCGGCATTTTTTGGCGATGAGACTCCGCCCCCAACCGCAAGCGACAAGCTGGACGTGCAACTCGATTCCGCCTACCAAGGCGAAGAGGGCTATCGCAAAGTTCGCGACGCCACCGCGGCGGGACGCCCCTACACGTTGGCGTTCTGCGATATGCGGATGCCGCCGGGGTGGGACGGCCTGACAACAATCGAAAACCTGTGGAAGGTGGACCCAAATCTGCAAGTTGTGATCTGCAGCGCTTACTCCGACAACACCTGGGGTGACATCTCCAAACGACTGGGGCTTTCGGACCGCTTGTTGATCCTAAAAAAGCCCTTCGATAATGCGGAGGTGTTGCAGATCGTCGTCGCGCTGATCGAGAAACGTCGACTGATCGATGCGGCTTCCATCAAACGCGAGGCTCTCGAACGGACGGTCACCGAACGCACCAAACATCTTCGCGAAGCGCGGCAGGAATCCGAACAGCTACTCGAATCGATCGATTCGTTGATGGTGGGAACCGACGCCGCCGGAATCATCCAACGCTGGAACGATAACGCCGTTGCGATCCTGGGAATTCCAGCCGACCAGGCGATCGGCCAACCGCTCTATTCGCTGCCGATCCAGTGGGAGTCGGCCGACGTGGTCGACCAGCTGGCCGACAGTCTCCATCGCGAGACGCCAACTCATCTCGAAACCAGTTTCTCCGACGTCGATGGAACGTTGCGGATCGTTTCGTTTTCCAGCTACCCGGTTCTCGAAGCGGGCTTCCGCCGCGGCACCTTGATTCTCGGCAGCGATATCACCGAACATCGACTGCTGGAACAACAACTGCATAACGCGCAGAAGCTCGAATCGGTTGGGCAATTGGCCGCCGGCGTCGCCCACGAGATCAACACTCCGATGCAATACCTCGGTGACAATCTGGAATACCTCAATTCCAAGTTCGACAAACTGATCGGATATCTCGAATCGTCGACTCAGTTATTGGAGGTCGCTGATCAATCGGCGGTCAGTCCAACGCTGGTTGCTGAGCTGCGGGAGAAGGCGAAACGACTGAGCTTGAAGAGTCTGTGCACCCAGATTCCGCAAGCGTTAACCGATTCGATCGATGGCGTCGAACACGTCTCTCGCATCGTGCGGGCGATGAAAGAACTGTCGCATCCCGGAGCGGAGGAGACGTCGGCGGTCGATATCAATCGGGCGTTGGAAACGACGATGGCGGTTTCGACCAACGAATGGAAATACGTCGCCCAAATCGAAACCGATCTCGCGGACAACCTGGAACCGGTCGTTGGGTATCCGGGAGAATTGAATCAGGTTTTCCTGAACCTCATCATCAACGCCGCCCACGCGATCTCCGACAACACCGCCGGCGGCAGCGTCGGACTCGGCAAGTTGACGATTCGATCGTCTCAGCACGACGGTTTTGTCAAAGTCGAAATCGGCGACGACGGCGGTGGCATCCCCGAAGCGATCCGCAGCCGCGTGTTCGATCCGTTTTTCACGACCAAAGAAGTTGGCAAGGGAACGGGACAAGGATTGGCGATCGCGCACACAGTCGTCGTGCAACGCCATGGCGGCAAGCTCTCGTTCGACGTCGACGAAGGTGTCGGTACAACCTTCGTGATCGAGCTGCCAACGCGAGGTCCGGCGATCGCCAAGGAATCCGCGATCCGCGATTCGCTGGCCGCAGCCGTCGGACTTTAA
- a CDS encoding HEAT repeat domain-containing protein, protein MHRLTPLAILTTCALLAGCHDGPLFALKTINPVYRSQWADDEKLGPTDAQRHEELQRLVASMPSLSDADQEYWLAHIEALLENDKNPEMRTLAIRALAGCRSQRVLDLCEKQLTDESIKVRMAVCDVLAVRDEARSTELLGTTIGSESNEDVKMAAIAAVGKHQSPEAAQALKASLKSRNPAVRTAAVESLAQCTGKELGEDPQVWVAYLEGKAVDEQKKSFTRQMRDLF, encoded by the coding sequence ATGCACAGATTGACCCCTTTGGCAATCCTGACAACCTGCGCTTTGCTAGCGGGATGTCACGACGGACCGCTGTTTGCCTTAAAAACGATCAACCCGGTTTATCGTTCGCAATGGGCAGACGATGAAAAACTTGGGCCTACCGATGCGCAGCGCCATGAGGAACTGCAGCGTCTGGTTGCGTCGATGCCCAGCCTGTCCGATGCCGATCAAGAATATTGGCTCGCGCATATCGAAGCGCTTCTGGAAAACGACAAAAATCCAGAGATGCGGACGCTGGCGATTCGCGCGCTCGCAGGTTGCCGCAGCCAACGCGTGCTCGATCTGTGTGAGAAACAATTGACCGATGAAAGCATCAAGGTCCGGATGGCGGTCTGCGATGTCTTGGCGGTCCGCGACGAAGCTCGATCGACCGAACTGTTGGGAACCACGATCGGCAGCGAATCGAACGAAGATGTTAAGATGGCGGCGATTGCAGCGGTTGGCAAACACCAGTCCCCCGAAGCAGCTCAGGCACTCAAGGCGAGCTTGAAATCGCGGAACCCAGCCGTCCGCACCGCAGCCGTCGAATCGTTGGCGCAGTGCACCGGTAAAGAACTTGGTGAGGATCCGCAGGTTTGGGTCGCCTACCTCGAAGGCAAAGCTGTCGACGAACAAAAGAAGAGCTTCACGCGACAGATGCGCGACTTGTTCTAA
- a CDS encoding prenyltransferase/squalene oxidase repeat-containing protein: MLRPLLCCFAALLTLPSIAADRQQETDAAIARGIDFLTRGAASDTGAYSPQTGTGVTSLCITAVLQNRPAMATSPSIVKSLKFLEQHFQDTGGIYVNDSLYRNYETSLAMQALALANSDHRYDQRLKRAEAFLRGIQWDEGEGIESSDPGYGGAGYGKHARPDLSNTQFFLDALRSVGVGEEDPAIQKALKFVSRCQNLESEYNDTPHAAKVGDGGFYYTSAAGGQSQAGQTPDGGLRSYGSMTYAGLKSMIYAGVSKDDQRVKAAMDFIRKTYSLQQNPGMGNAGLFYYYHTFAKALDATQLKTIEDASGQKHDWRQELSETLLSLQAEDGAWVNRENERWLEGDRNLVTAYALMALSYCK; encoded by the coding sequence ATGCTACGACCGTTGCTATGTTGTTTTGCTGCCTTATTGACGCTTCCTAGCATCGCAGCCGACCGGCAACAGGAAACCGACGCAGCGATCGCGCGAGGCATCGATTTCCTGACGCGTGGGGCGGCATCCGACACCGGGGCCTACAGTCCGCAGACTGGAACGGGTGTGACAAGTTTATGCATCACAGCGGTTTTGCAGAATCGGCCGGCGATGGCGACCTCCCCATCGATCGTTAAATCGCTGAAGTTTCTCGAGCAGCACTTCCAAGATACCGGCGGCATCTACGTCAACGACTCGCTCTACCGGAACTATGAAACCAGCTTGGCGATGCAGGCTTTGGCGTTGGCCAACAGCGATCATCGATATGATCAACGACTGAAGCGAGCCGAAGCGTTCCTGCGAGGAATCCAGTGGGACGAAGGAGAGGGAATCGAATCGTCCGACCCGGGCTATGGCGGTGCGGGCTATGGCAAACACGCTCGCCCCGACCTCTCCAACACCCAGTTCTTCCTCGACGCGTTGCGCAGCGTCGGCGTGGGCGAAGAGGATCCGGCGATCCAAAAAGCGTTGAAGTTTGTCTCGCGCTGCCAGAACCTCGAATCGGAGTACAACGACACTCCGCACGCAGCAAAAGTTGGCGACGGCGGTTTCTATTACACTTCGGCGGCGGGCGGTCAGAGCCAAGCCGGGCAGACGCCCGATGGTGGCCTCCGCAGTTATGGTTCGATGACCTACGCGGGGCTGAAGAGCATGATCTACGCCGGGGTCAGCAAAGACGATCAACGCGTGAAGGCTGCGATGGATTTCATCCGCAAAACCTACTCGCTGCAACAGAATCCAGGCATGGGAAACGCCGGGCTGTTCTATTATTACCACACCTTCGCTAAGGCGCTTGACGCAACGCAGTTGAAGACGATCGAAGATGCCAGCGGACAAAAGCACGATTGGCGTCAGGAGCTTTCCGAAACGCTGCTGTCGCTGCAAGCCGAGGATGGCGCGTGGGTCAACCGTGAAAACGAACGCTGGCTCGAAGGGGACCGCAACCTGGTCACCGCCTACGCTTTGATGGCGCTCAGCTACTGCAAATAG